ATGCCAACGGAAACTTTACACCCGATAACCTCAAGTTTAAAAAGTCTGTATTTACTTTCGACAGTTTGATGGTTTGCCTGGGCTCTTCCATTAGTTCTACCAATAGTTCTAATATTACCTCTACCAATTTATTTCAGGCTATTGATACGGCCGCTAATTTTGCGCCAATTTATGTAAACAGCGCCTCACCAATTAATGGTGCCACCTATAGCAATACCCTGTCAACATCAGCCAACAGCGCCTGGATGGTTAATGGCCAAACAACCGGTTATTATATCCCTAAAAACGGGGGCACTATTACCGTAGCAAGGGGCTCACAATCAACACCCGATCAATCCGATCTCAATCAAACTTTATTTAATACCGCAAATTACAGCAAAGCCCATATCAGCCACGGTAACGCGCCCACTAACGGAACTTATCAATATGTCGTGGTTCCTGCAACTACCCCAGCCGCCATGCAGACATTGGCCTCAACGCTGGATGCCGGGAATATCTATACGGTATTGAGCCAGACAGATTCCCTACATGCCGTTTTTTATAAACCGGACAGTTTAACTTCGTATGCTTTTTTTCAACCTAATGACCATGTAAATATTGGCTACATTAAAAGCATCTCCAATAAAGGTCTTGTAGGCATTCAAAAAAAGGGCGACACATTGACGGTCACGATTAATAACCCCGATTTAAATGCGGTGGCTGATAATACCGATGCACAATGGCATTCCTCTCCGCAAAACATCAACCTGATACTAAACGGCAACTGGACGGTGATCGCCAACACGCCGGGGGTAAGTACTAGCTCGGCCAATAACACCTTAACGGCGGGCTTTACCTTAAAAGATGGTTTCTCAGGCAGTTTAACATTGGTTGTATCCAAGCCTCCGGTTGTCGCCTTAACCGCGCCAGCAAAAGATACCACAGTGGCCGTGGGTACCAATATGGTGGTCAATGCCAATGCCAGCAGTCCAAACCAGGGCGGTAGTATTGCCAAGGTCGATTTTTATAATGGATCGACGTTGCTGGGCACTTCAACCGCTTCGCCTTTTACCTATACCTGGAACAATCTGGCTGCCGGTACCGATACTTTGAAAGCCGTGGCTACTGATAATATAGGGTTAACCACTACCTCGTCAAAAGTTGTTGTTACCGTATCCACTCCCCCGGTGGTGGCCATAACGGCTCCTGCTGGCAATGCAACTGTTGCATCTGGGTCTGATATTGTAATAACTGTTAATGCCAGCAGCCCTAACACAGGCGGCAGCATTGCCAAAGTTGATTTCTATAATGGGTCGACCTTACTGGGCACGTCTACAACTGCACCTTACAGCTATACTTTAACAAATGTTTCTGCCGGCACAGATTCACTAAAAGCGGTGGCTACAGATGACCGGGGTTTAACCACAACATCATCAGCTATTATCGTTACGATATCAAATCCGCCGGTCGTGTCATTAACCGCGCCAGTTAATAACAATACAGTATTAAAAGGCTCTAATGTGATTATTACGGCCGATGCCAGCAATTCAAACACGGGCGGTAACATTACTAAGGTTGATTTCTATAACGGCTCAACCTTGCTGGGCACGTCTACAACTGCGCCTTACAGCTATACACTAAACAATGTAGCTGTCGGTACAGATACTTTAAAAGCGGTGGCGACAGACGATAAAGGTTTAACCACCACCTCCGCAAACGTTATACTGAACGTTGCTGATGCTCCTGTAGTTGTCTTAACCGCACCAGCCGATAACAGCACAGTAACCGCAGGCGATAACGTGACGCTTACGGCTAACGCCAGCAGTCCAAACACCGGCGGCAGCATTGCTAAGGTTGATTTCTATAATGGATCTGCACTGATTGGAACTGCTACAGCGGCACCTTTCAGCTACGCCTGGAACAGCGTAGCCGCGGGCACTGATACCTTGAAAGCAGTGGCGACTGATAACTATGGTTTTGCCACCACCTCGGCCAGTATCAGGCTGATCGTCAATCAGCCGCCTACGGTTGCCGCTACTTCACCGATGGCAAATACCAGTTACTTTGCACCCGCCAGCGTAACCATTAATGCCAATGCTGCTGACGCCGATGGTTCGATACAAAAAGTAGAGTTCTTCCAGGGAGCAACCAAACTTGGTGAAGCTTTAACCGCACCGTACAGCTTTAACTGGACTAATGTGCCTGCCGGCAGCTATGCCATCACCGCCAGGGCTACCGATAACAAGGGCGCTGTGACTACTTCTGCTGTGGTGAACAGCACGGTCACTACCCGCCCGGTGTTGCAGGTGGCTATTCCGGATATGTATGCGCTTAACGCGGCAACAGATCTTAAAAACACCATCTATATTGGTTATGGCCCAAGCTCATTTACCCTTACACCATCGGTACAGGGAGGACAAGGTGGTTATACCTATAGCTGGAGCAACGGCGCAACCACCTCATCTATCGTTGTGTCAGCAGCCGGTACTTATACCGTCAATGTATCCAGTGCAGATGGCGGTCTGGGGACTGCCACCATCACCATTAATACTCTTGACGTGAGATGCGGTAACGACAATACCAAGGTACAGGTTTGCCATAACCAGCATGTCATCTGTGTGGCGCAAGCTGCCGTTCAGGAGCATTTAAGCCATGGCGATAAACTCGGATCATGCAGTGGCAACATGGCAGATGCGCACACCAGTAACTTGGCTAATGATCTTACCGCGCTGGTAAGTACATCCAACGTAGCAGTATATCCAAATCCGGTTGCTGATATCCTGCATATTGCGGTACCGCAGGTACAGCCAAATGCCAGTATCCATTTGTATAGTTACAGCTCGCCAGGTAAAGAGGTACGTACGTTCAACCTTACTCAGGCTAAACAGGATGTAACCTTCCAGGGACTGGCACCGGGTTATTATTTCCTGGTGATTAAGAACGGCAGCCAGATTATTAAGAAAACACTTATTAAGAATTAAACATTTTATCAGTTTTTTACAAAAGCGCTTTTATTATATCCCCAAGATAAACCATTTATGAAAATCCATTTTTTCCTTTTATGCCTGGCTGGTATTTTTTGTATTGAACTGCATGCGCAAAATCGCTTGCAGTATGACATAAAAATAAAAAGCACTAATGCCGCAGTGATAACACCCAAACTCAAAATGGGGACCGATGTGAGGCCCGACGGCGAAAGCTTAAGCTACACCGGAAATTACCTGTTACGTAATGGGAAGCCCTGGTTTCCCATTATGGGAGAATTTAATTATGAAAGATATCAGGCGCAACAATGGGAGCAGGAAATTCTGGCCATGAAGGCAGGTGGTGTTGAGGTGATCAGCAGCTATGTTATCTGGATTTTTCATGAAAAGCAAAAAGGTGTTTTTGACTGGAGTGGCAATAATGATCTGAGAAGATTTTTGGCGCTTTGTAAAAAGCATGGAATGTATGTATGGATAAGGATAGGGCCCTGGGTGCATGCTGAAATTAAGAACGGCGGCTTCCCCGACTGGTTGATGGCTGAGAAGATAAAACTGCGGACAGACGATCCCGCATACTTGAACTATGCCGATCGTTTTTTTAAGCAGGAAGCAAAACAATGTGAGGGATATTATTTTAAGGACGGTGGCCCTATCATTGGCGCTCAGCTGGAGAATGAACTAAACTTTAAAAATGCGCCCGAATATGAGCACATGAAGGCATTGAAAAGGATGGCCATACAGGATGGAATAGACGTGCCGTACTACAGTGGATTTGCTCCGGGACCGGATAATCAGGATGAATTTTTATATACCCTTGGCAGCTACCCCGATAGTCCATGGAATACGACAACCAAAGCATTTATTAAACCCGTTTATTTTATCAGGCCTTTGAAAGCAGATGATGACATCGGCAGTGACCTGTTAGGCAAAGTTGACGCTAACGTGCGGAATAATTATCCGTTAATTTCTGCCGAATTGGGTGCGGGTATGCAGAAGACTTACCATAGGCGTGTAGATGTATCCGCTACGGATGTAGCAGCAAACATTTTTACAAAATTAGCAGCAGGCCTAAATGGGTTTGGATATTTTATGTTCCACGGAGGCATGACTCCTCTTAATTGGGCAAATAACAACGGCTTTCAGGAATCAAGGGTTTCTAATTATCCTAATGATATGCCCTTGCTTAATTACGATTTTCAGGCCCCGCTAGGCGCCATGGGGATACCTGCACCTTCTTTTTCAGAATTAAAATTACTTAACCTGTTCGCGCAGGACTACGGCAGCAAACTGGCCGAAACACGACCCTATTTTACCACTAAATTGAAAAGCTCGATGTTCTCTACCGATACGGTGCAGGCTTCGGCCCGCACTAAAAATGGTGCTGGTTTTATTTTTCTTTCCAATTATCAGCGGCTTGTCGCATTGCCCGCGATTAAAAATTTTCAGCTTGATCTAAATGATGGCTCCAAGTCAGAAATGATTCCGGCAAGGCCAATTACTTTCCCTGCTAATCATTATGTCATCTGGCCCTATAAATTAGATATGCAAGGCGCGTTGCTTAAATATGCCACAGTACAGCCCCTTGCTATTTTAAATAATGGTACCACAAAAACGTTCGTGTTTTTTAGAGATTCCATTGCTCCGGAAATGGTATTCGATAACACCACCATTAAAAAGGTAAGCGCATTAAAAGGTTGTTTGTGGGATGCAAAGAATGGCGTTATAACAAGCGACAAAAAACAAGATGATTTTTATTTTGAGATGGTTAATAAGGCGGGGGAAACAGTCAAAGTACTTGTTATCAAAAGGAACAGAGCGTTGCAGGCGTATAAAATTAATTACAATAACGGAAAAGAAGCGCTCATTTTCACAAAAGCATTGTTAAGGCAACAAGCCAATAATCAATGGAGTGTTGAAGCCGCAAGCAAAGACGGCAAGATTGAGGTAGAAACTTATCCAGGCACTGTTATATTGGTGAAATCAATCTCAAATACAGCCAGCTGCAAAAAGGTTAATGCAGGCAGCATTTTTAATTCATTTATTATCAGTGAGCCAATTACTAATAAACCCTCTGTAAGTTATTCCCGTACGGTTGATGGCAATACCAGGGCGGCCCGGTTATTTAAAGACTCGATATTAAATGTATTTAAAAAATCGAAGCAGTTTAACCCGCTGCAACCAGGCCCTTTGTATTTACCAACATTCCATTCATTACCGAATCAGCAATTATACCAGTCAAAATATAATTGCGAACGATCCGCAGGCGTAATAGATTGGGAAGTAACCGTACATTATGACGGCGACGTGCTGACTATATATCAAAATAACAAACTCCTGTACGACCAGTTTAACTATAATGGCATTTGCAAGTACAGATTAAACTATCTGGTTAAGAATACTGCTGCACCGGTATTGCTGCAAATTGTACCAGCAGAAAAGCAATATGATATTTACTGGGGCAGCCTGGAAAAAACATTGAACGATCAATTAACAGCCAAAATAAAGAGTATCGATATCGTGCCGGTGTACAGGTATGGCTTCTCGATAAAAAGAAATGATTAATAGTTTTTGTTCACCGGGTAAAGAAGCTAATGCTCTTAACTCTGCTTTAACCAAATAAAGTATACTCTCAACTGTCGTCGGGGCATTACTAATCGAGAACGGTAGTCAGACCATTAAGAAAACACTTATTAAGAATTAAAAAGGCAGTTACTGCAAAAGTTTGCTGCCTTTTTCTAAAGACCAGTTATATGTATAAATTTTTAAAAAATGTCGGTTGTTTTTTGAGCGGATGCTTGATCAGCCAATCCATACACGCGCAAAATGCGCAGCCGTCGCAGTTGTTTGAGCTGTATAAGCAGGATAAAAGCAAATCAGTCCTGCCCGATTTTTCTTATGTCGGGTATCATTGCGGAGAAAAACCTGTTCCCGAAATAACTAATTACAAAGTATTTAATGTTGTTGATTTTGGCGCCAGACCTAACGACGACGTATCTGACAAAAAGGCTATCCAGGCGGCTATTAATGCCGCTAACAGCAACGGCTCCGGCATCGTTTTTTTTCCGAAAGGGCGGTTTTTAGTAAACGATGACAGCACCCTTACAAAAGGTATTGTATCTAAAGGCAGCAGAATCATTTTTAGAGGAAGCGGTTCGGGCCCCGGCGGTACCGAACTATTTATGAAAGCAATGATGGTGCCTCAAGACCCTAAAAGGATGTGGACAGGAAGGCCCATGTTTACTTTCACTGCAAAGGGCACGGACACCCAAATTGGACAAATTGCAAAGAATGCGAACGTGGGCGATTTTGATCTGAAACTAAGTACAACAGATCATCTGCAAGCAGGCGATTGGATTGCCATAAAGCTGCTCGATAACGCTCCTGAATTGGTTAGCGCAGCACTAGCCCCTGGTAAGGCAAATCCGGCATGGAAATATATCATAGAACAAGGGGTGGATGTTTGTATGTATTACCAGGTAAAAGCCATCTCCAACGGGTACATTACACTCCATGCCCCGCTGGCCTATCCTATTGATATTAAATACAAATGGTCGGTTTACAAATTTGCAAACGCAGAGGAAGTTGGGATCGAGAACATAGCCTTTGCAGGTAACTGGAAACAAAAGTTTGTACACCACCGGTCATGGAAAGACGACAGCGGTTTTAACCTGTTGAGCTTTTCACACTGCACCAATTCATGGATGAAAAACTGCAGGTTTACAGATTGCAACATTGCGGCCATGGTGAGTCAAAGCGCCAATGTTACGGTGATGGACTGTGTGATTACCGGGAATGGCGGGCACGAAGCCATCGGCTCCAATCATTCTACCAACGTGTTGCTGGCCAATCTAAAAGATGAAGCATCGCAATGGCATGCCTTTGGTGTGCAGCATGGTTCTGTTAACACGGTACTTTGGCATTGTTCCTACCCGTCCACCACTTGTTTTGAAGCACATGCCAGCCAGCCAATAAACTCGTTATTTGACAACACCACCGGCGGTTTTATGAGCGGCCGTCAGGGTGGTGCAGTAGAAAATTTGCCCAACCACATGGGGGGCCTGGTATTGTGGAACTATACGCAAACTAATAACCCAGTAAAAGACTTCGATTTTGCACCTTCAAATGATGTATGGTTTAAAATGGTAAACCCCATTGTAGTTGGTTTTACAAGTAAAGGAAGCAGCTTTAAGAAAGGACAGCCAGGTTATTTTGAAAGCATCGGGCAAAAGGTATCGCCGGCTTCATTGTATGAGGCGCAATTGGAATTAAGATTAAAAAAGGTGCCGGATTGGCTGAAGCAACATTAAATAGTTCAGCAAAATATTGCCAGCTCACCAAGATTTATGATACACGCCTTTAATAAATAAGAAATGAAAAATAGTACGCGAAAATTTGTTCTGTTATTTACATCATTGTTAATGTTGACAGCTTTTTCTTTTGGCCAAAAGAAATTAGGCAATGAAACAAAAGAGCAGAAAGCCAAAAGGATGGAATGGTGGACCGATGCCCGGTTTGGAATGTTTATTCATTGGGGCTTGTATGCCTTGCCTGCACGCCATGAGTGGATAAAATTCAGGGAAGAACAGACCAATGAACAGTATCAAAAATATTTTGACCTGTTTAATCCCGATCAGTTCAATCCGAAACTGTGGGCAAAACAAGCGAAAGCAGCCGGTATGAAATACGCTGTTCTAACCACTAAGCATCACGAAGGCTTTTGTTTGTTCGATAGTAAGTATACCGACTATAAAAGCACCAATACACAAGCCAAGCGAGACCTTGTGAAAGAGTTTGTAGATGCTTTCAGAGCAGAGGGAATCAAAATCGGGTTCTATTATTCTTTACTCGATTGGCACCACCCCAATTTTCCGATCGATTATCAACATCCACAGCGTCCGGTAAATATTACAGATACAGCGGCGGCATATGATCAATTGAATAAAAACAGGGATATAGCCGTGTACAGAAAATACTTGTATAACCAGGTTACAGAGCTGCTTACAAACTATGGCAAAATAGATCTGTTGTGGTTAGACTTTTCATATCCCACTAAAGGTAAATCGCCGGGAAAAGGAAAAGACGATTGGGGCTCTGTGGCATTATTACAACAAATCAGAAAATTACAACCCAACATCATCGTGAATAACCGCCTGGATTTAAGCAAGTATGAAGATGGCGCTGACTTTGAAACCCCTGAACAGGTAAAACCCGAAGCATTGACAAAGCTCAGGGGAAAAGCATTTGAAACCTGCCAAACATTTTCAGGATCCTGGGGCTATAACAGAGATGAAGATACCTGGAAATCGCAAAGGCAACTGCTCGACTTGCTCATATCTTCTGTCAGCAACGGCGGCAATCTGATTTTGAATGTTGGGCCAACTGCCCGTGGCGAATTTGACTACAGGGCAAAGAAAGCTTTAGACAGTCTGGCTGATTGGATGCATGCTAA
This region of Mucilaginibacter yixingensis genomic DNA includes:
- a CDS encoding beta-galactosidase, with the translated sequence MKIHFFLLCLAGIFCIELHAQNRLQYDIKIKSTNAAVITPKLKMGTDVRPDGESLSYTGNYLLRNGKPWFPIMGEFNYERYQAQQWEQEILAMKAGGVEVISSYVIWIFHEKQKGVFDWSGNNDLRRFLALCKKHGMYVWIRIGPWVHAEIKNGGFPDWLMAEKIKLRTDDPAYLNYADRFFKQEAKQCEGYYFKDGGPIIGAQLENELNFKNAPEYEHMKALKRMAIQDGIDVPYYSGFAPGPDNQDEFLYTLGSYPDSPWNTTTKAFIKPVYFIRPLKADDDIGSDLLGKVDANVRNNYPLISAELGAGMQKTYHRRVDVSATDVAANIFTKLAAGLNGFGYFMFHGGMTPLNWANNNGFQESRVSNYPNDMPLLNYDFQAPLGAMGIPAPSFSELKLLNLFAQDYGSKLAETRPYFTTKLKSSMFSTDTVQASARTKNGAGFIFLSNYQRLVALPAIKNFQLDLNDGSKSEMIPARPITFPANHYVIWPYKLDMQGALLKYATVQPLAILNNGTTKTFVFFRDSIAPEMVFDNTTIKKVSALKGCLWDAKNGVITSDKKQDDFYFEMVNKAGETVKVLVIKRNRALQAYKINYNNGKEALIFTKALLRQQANNQWSVEAASKDGKIEVETYPGTVILVKSISNTASCKKVNAGSIFNSFIISEPITNKPSVSYSRTVDGNTRAARLFKDSILNVFKKSKQFNPLQPGPLYLPTFHSLPNQQLYQSKYNCERSAGVIDWEVTVHYDGDVLTIYQNNKLLYDQFNYNGICKYRLNYLVKNTAAPVLLQIVPAEKQYDIYWGSLEKTLNDQLTAKIKSIDIVPVYRYGFSIKRND
- a CDS encoding DUF4955 domain-containing protein, whose translation is MYKFLKNVGCFLSGCLISQSIHAQNAQPSQLFELYKQDKSKSVLPDFSYVGYHCGEKPVPEITNYKVFNVVDFGARPNDDVSDKKAIQAAINAANSNGSGIVFFPKGRFLVNDDSTLTKGIVSKGSRIIFRGSGSGPGGTELFMKAMMVPQDPKRMWTGRPMFTFTAKGTDTQIGQIAKNANVGDFDLKLSTTDHLQAGDWIAIKLLDNAPELVSAALAPGKANPAWKYIIEQGVDVCMYYQVKAISNGYITLHAPLAYPIDIKYKWSVYKFANAEEVGIENIAFAGNWKQKFVHHRSWKDDSGFNLLSFSHCTNSWMKNCRFTDCNIAAMVSQSANVTVMDCVITGNGGHEAIGSNHSTNVLLANLKDEASQWHAFGVQHGSVNTVLWHCSYPSTTCFEAHASQPINSLFDNTTGGFMSGRQGGAVENLPNHMGGLVLWNYTQTNNPVKDFDFAPSNDVWFKMVNPIVVGFTSKGSSFKKGQPGYFESIGQKVSPASLYEAQLELRLKKVPDWLKQH
- a CDS encoding alpha-L-fucosidase is translated as MKNSTRKFVLLFTSLLMLTAFSFGQKKLGNETKEQKAKRMEWWTDARFGMFIHWGLYALPARHEWIKFREEQTNEQYQKYFDLFNPDQFNPKLWAKQAKAAGMKYAVLTTKHHEGFCLFDSKYTDYKSTNTQAKRDLVKEFVDAFRAEGIKIGFYYSLLDWHHPNFPIDYQHPQRPVNITDTAAAYDQLNKNRDIAVYRKYLYNQVTELLTNYGKIDLLWLDFSYPTKGKSPGKGKDDWGSVALLQQIRKLQPNIIVNNRLDLSKYEDGADFETPEQVKPEALTKLRGKAFETCQTFSGSWGYNRDEDTWKSQRQLLDLLISSVSNGGNLILNVGPTARGEFDYRAKKALDSLADWMHANSKSIYKCTYAPDEYKVPEGCKLTYNTTNKRLYIHLYNYPSNAKLVLPGYKGKFKYAQFLFDNSELKFEIQGDDVVLKLPAKKPLYEIPVIELLLN